In Oreochromis aureus strain Israel breed Guangdong linkage group 6, ZZ_aureus, whole genome shotgun sequence, the genomic window GCAGATGCTGGCTACGCACAGACAATTACTTTATCTGGAGTTTCCTTGGACCTGTTGCTGTCATCATTACGGTGAGATTTCATCTCGTGTTAGAAATGCCAACCGTTTCCTGTTTGACCGTGTCATAGCGTCATGatcagtaattttttttaatgaggatATATTTGACTGTGTTTGATCTTCCTCTTTTGCCATCAGTTAAACCTCATTGTGTTGGTGATGACCTTACATAAGATGCACAGTACCGCTGCTTTGAAGCCAGACTCCAGTCGCCATGACAACCTGAGGTTAGTAAGAGTCTCTCGTGCCGTTCGGCGGTGAATTATTATGTGTCATTGTGCAAAGCATGAATTGATAACTGGCAAATGAGGCAagacagataaaaataaattgtgAGTCTGTTTTGTTAAACATCTTTTGAGTgcatttgttattattaatgttgAATGAAATTTCATTAATATCATTTAATAAAGGTAAGAGAACTGAAAGAAGAAGTGCAGCAACTGTAGCCTTCTTAAAAACCCGAATTAAATGCACTGCAGCAGTCTTGAATAGCAGCATGACCTATGTAGACTCTGCGTCCTTTTGAGTGAGTAAAGGTCAGACCTTAGCATTGCTGCAAAAATGACAAATAGAGGGAAGAAAAAGCATTCAttcaacaaaagagaaaaagtcaGCGAGTGTGTATGTGAGTAATGTCGAGCATGTTCAAGGTAGTGCAGCCCACATCTGTCACAGCTTTCTTTCACAGTTCCTGTTGCTGATGGGGGCTGTCAGGTAGATTTGGCTTTACAAAACTCAGTGCTGTTACATGCTCCTTGCCCCTCTTTGTGTTAATAATTTAGCTGCCCTGTGAAATAGAGGCACAGTTGAATTCTATTCATTTTCAACGTGAGACaagtaaaaacatatttttttaaatcgctcatcagaaaagtaaaatatgtcTTTGCTTTGGTGTCTGCAGGGCATGGGCAGTTGGCTCCCTGACACTGCTCTTCCTGCAGAGTGTCACTTGGTCTTCAGGCCTCATGTTCCTATCTGCTCCATCTCTCCTCCTGGCTTACCTCTTCTCGTCCCTCAACACTGCCCAGGCTCTTCTTATCAGCATACTGCACTGCAGCCTCACCAGGAAGGTCAGTGTCAGTGAGCATGAATCATTAAATAACTGCAGGTGTCTGTCAGTGACATTATTATATTTGAAGAAAGCCGTCTTCTACATGACTAAATAATGTTTTAGGGTCAGAAGGATTATGGCCGTTGCCTGCGTCTTTCGCAGTGCTGCGCAACTTCCTCGTCCAGCTCTCCAGACTCGGTTAAGGGTGCCGCCCTTAGATCCAACAGCCGCTACACCAGCAGCCAGAGTCGCAGGGCCACGGCTAACAGACAGGTATGCTGAAGCACTCTGTGCCTCTTAGTCTCCTTCTTTGTGTCTGAGTCAGGTTTGAACTTCTGTAATATGTCTGTTTCAGAGTCGTATCAGAAGGATGTGGAATGACACAGTTCGCAGGCAGACTGAGTCGTCTTTCATTGCAGCGGATGTTAATAATACACCTACTCTTAACCGAGGTACAAGAGTTTATAGCTCAGATATGCTGGCTCTGCAGACAAAGAATGTGGTATTTATTTTCTCCCTCTTTATCATCAGCTGCTTTGGGGAACCATTTTCTTACTAACCAAGTGCTGCAGACTCATGCTGGAGCCTCTCCATATGACACAGTGCTGGCCCAGGGATATAATCAACCCTTTACGTCCACAGGTACATCCTAATACAGTTCTCTATACTCCCTGCTTCTCTGgctattcttttcttctcttattaTTATCTTTTACCATTCTCTTATTTATGTGTATGCGTAAAACCCTGCAAAGCTCTAGGCTATGCTGAATACTGAGTGACTGTTAGGCCACTATTATAAACAGTAGCCatttataaagcaacaaacattttgtttgttaagcttTTAATAGCCTAAagcttttgcacagtacagtgttgtctgttttttgtaCAGTATGGATGCTTGGATTTGTTTGAGTTTATTTAATTCTGCTTTTAGTTGTCGGACTTGAAataattgtttcttttttgatactttccctctctgtctttctgtcttaaCATGGACCAGTAGGAACCTTCAGAAACAAGCAGAGTATGAGCTCTTCCCTCTTGTGCTCACTTGAATCATTGAGCGCCACTCCCTTGTGCACTGTGCTTCAATTCATAGACTATCTGTGCAATGTTTGCACACAGTCACAATGCACAGACCATAAAGACATAATACACATTTCTCCATGTGGCTACATAACCAAACATTTCATTCAGAAATATTAATATCCAAAACACTCTCAGCAGGAACACCAAACTCtgctcattcattcatttggtcattcatatatatttaatgCTAAAGTCTTTATGGGTTCCTTGGCTTTTTGTGActggcattttcttttttctcctaaCAGAGGGTGGCGTTTCACAAAGCCAGGAGTCTTGTGGGTTGGACAGTGTGTGTCTCAATGGAGGCTACACCCCCAACACCTTCACCCTGCACGGTTTAGGGACGACTCCTGGGTCCCGAGCTGGAGTAGTGGGCAGCACTGACCTTCTGAGGGAAGGAGGAGTTGGTATGGGAGGGGACGACATCTCCCCAGGGCTCCTGACACCGCACGGGGGAGCAGATCTGAGCGGTGGTGCTGGGATGCGTCGTAATCTGTCTGACGCAGCTGCACTAGAGAAGATGATTATTTCAGAGCTGGTACAGAGCAACCTGAGGCCTTCAGTTCCCATGCCTGTTCCTCCTGAGCGCTACGGCAGCCTGGCGAGGCCGCACCACCACGACAGGCCGGCTCTCACTCACACTGCCACTTTAACTCGACACGCACAGCCGCCACAAGAGGGATGGGCTACCTCCTTGCAGCCAAGCACACGGCATAACGCACAAGAGGGCTGGTCACAAACAAGGCACCTCACACAAGACACTGAGACACATTCCACGACACGTGGACAAGATCATACCACAACGCCTCGCTTACAAGACGGCTGGTCACACGCTCGCATTTCTAGTGATTCTGAGTCCCGTGAGCtgcttaaagatggggaccgcTCACAGCTACAAGGTACTCTGGGACGCCGCGGGCTTCAGGAAAGACAGCAAGCACGTCCCCCCGATGTTCAAGCACGACCTTATTCCACTCTCAGCCGCACGCCTGGCACTCTGTCCCGCCACCGCAGCACAGCAGAGTCAAGTGGAGGGACGGACagagacagggagaaagaaagggagcGAGACCGGGATCGTTATCGGGACAGGCCcctcccacctcctcctccgccTCCACCACAGGACTCAGAGCCCCTGTACAAGGCCCTGGAGGAGCCACTGCTGATGAAACAGAGGGAGGCAGGTGTAGAAACATGGAGAGGCGGCCAGGACAGAGAGAAGGATGAGACGTTTCTATTAAAAAGAGATGGAATGATGGATGATTGGaggagtggaggagagatgggGAGAGATGAATCTTTTACCTCTCagaagagagatggagagatggaCAAATGGAGAGGCGGGattgagagagggagggaggagtcTCATATGCTGGAGAGGAGAGATGGAAGGATGGAGGTGTGGCGAGGAGCGGAGACAGAGCGGGAAGAGACTTTTATAACTCAAAAGAAAGATtttgggatggatggatggagaggtggaatagagagagagaaagacgaATCCCTATTTTTAAAGGACAGAGATGGTTGGAGAGCAGGGATCGAACGAGAAAACGAGAAACAGAAGGACAGAGCGCTTGACGTGTGGCGAGGAGGGATGGATGTAGACAGGGAGGAATCCTTCCTGTTTGAGAGCAAAGATGGAGGTCCAGATGGgaggaaaagagggaaagacaGAGGGTCTCTTCGGTATGGTGAGCGAGAAGATTCTGACAGCTTCTCTCTGCCTTTGACCCCAGATCTTGACCTTGATGCTGACTCTTCACCTATCTACGCCCGAGATTCAAACCCCTCCCCTCTCTACCCTGGAGACCGCCGCTCACCGCCGCTTAGTATCTTCCCCCGAAGCTCTCCGCCGACAAATATATTCGCTCCACGAGAAAGTAACTCCCCTCCCAACAACCTCTATTCCCGCCATTCCCCGCAGGTGTACAGCCGGAGCAGCTCCCCTCCTCGCTTCTACACCCGCAACTCCCCCCCGACCCTCTCGTACCCAGACAGCAGCCCTGAAGGTCCAGAAGAAGTCAGCCCCACAGGTCAGCCTCAGCGGCCATCTCTGGAGCTGCCGTACAGCCTGGGGCGACCCCCGCTGGGCCCTCGGCCTAATCACCTCCAGACCTTCTACCAGCCACCACCGATGGCGTCCAAtggagaggcagggtacacgcCAGAGCCCTCCTCTGAAGGAGATGATGGACAGATGCAGCGGGTGACGAGCCTGTGACTAGGGCGGTGGTGATTGGGGTATAGAAaccagggaggaggaggaagatggtGATAATAACAACACATAATGACGATCAAACTGATGGAAACGATTATGATTATGTTAATGAAGAGGTTAATGATGATGGATGATTAACAGTGATGCCTATGAAAGTGATGGCTCCTCCCTGCTTCTATCTCCCGATCACCACGAGACTTCCCCCCCTTTCCATGTTTTGTTACTTTTGTATGACTGTGATCCATTGATAACTCTTCCTCCTATtcccctctctcttctctctttccCCAAACCCTGCTGTGTCTTCCCATCTCATCGGTGCTTATCCTTATTGGCCTGTCGTCTAAGTTTCTATTGCTTCATCGGCTGGGTGTTGCCCCTCCCTGTAGCAAGCAAGCAGTGTGTCAAAGAAGCACTTGTGTGTTGCCAAAAAATCTTTTCAAAGAACATGTGCATGACTTTATAGTGGCTTTACAAGGCTACATACTGTAGGAGGAAGTGCTGAAGTGTGCGTGACGTACGAGTGTGCGCGTAGCTTGATGAGCACGGGTGTGCGCAAgggagtgtttgtgtgtatgtgtgtctgagaGAGGAAGCGAGAGAAAgggtgtgtgtatatacatcaTTCTTGTATAATTAATGTATCACAGTGAAGCATTTTATCTATACCAACTGGAGGGCCTCTTAAACACATCCCCTCCTATTGATTTTGAACTCTTGACCAATCCTATTTCACATCAAGACCAAAACCTCTGCGCCCCGACCTGCCACTGACTGTAGGTGATGGAACTTTTGACTGCAGAGCCAGAGATCATGTAAAACCTCAGAACTTTTCTGCAACTCCCCCCGAGATCCTTGTACATATCGCCTCAAGTGTTCTGATTGTCTTGTATTGCTATTGAAGTTCAAGTAAACGTGAAAAAAAAGgttcctgtttgtgtttctgttcgtGCATGTCTAAATGTAAATATGTCAACTTGCAGATGAGTTGAAGCCGGCTATTACTGCAGccagaatgatttttttttaaattacagttCAATCAGACCACTGACTTATTACACCAACAGAACATTGCCAGAGTTTGTAGCCTAGGCTCTGAGCTCATCTCTCCCAGCAGATACGGTACGTATAGGAATCGGGGAATGATGAGTAAACATCCCCCCTGGAGTCTACAGGTGAATGCTGAGGTAGTGGAGAGGTCGACACAGCAGGAAGCAATTCAGTGCAGCCGCCGCATTGACATATCAGAGGGAGAGATGGAAAATTCTGCAGCTTTAATAGACCAACACGTTGGGAGGGTGTGCTTGGTATATGATGTGAGGAGAGTGAGAAATGTTAGTGTCTAAGAAGCAATGTAGTCTAAGGTGACTGCCTGTGGTGTTTTAAATTAATATGTTACTTTCTAGGGAAATATTGAACCTTAATGCATCGATCTTACACCTAATGAAGATATTACATACAAAGCATCAAATTTGAATGACAAGAGAGATTTTCCCAAAATAGAcagtaatgaaaatgagctCAAAGTCAATCCAGCTGCAAAATTTAAATGCTTTGCACATCTGTGCTTTAGTAATAGTGCAATGTCATTCTGTCAGGGACTATTTAGCCGCACAGTGATCGCTTTTAATTTtgatattttaaagaaaagttgataacACTTTTACATTTCCCTAAATAAGATTTTGGATTCTCCCAAAGATAACATGTATAAGAAGAGAGGTGTGATGAAATGAATTCAATACTAAATGAACTGCAGTTGTATGGGTCCCATTTGGTTCATCACAAAAACATATTGACAAAAAGCAGTCCACATAATAAATGTGAATGATGCTGTTTGCTTTCTTGTGCTATCTGCCTAAAGCTCCACTAATCAATATTTCTGGATTAGCCCAAAACAGATCAAATGACACAGCGTAATGTAAGGTGTTGCTTGTTATGACAAAACAGCAGAGAATTATCGCCCACTTTCCAGCTCATTTGCACAGTGCTAATTGAACATCTTTGGCTCATTGTTTTGATTTTAACAGCTAATAACTCTGCTGTTTTGATCCGGGCTCTCTTTAATCTTGTTTCAGTCGCAGCAGGCTGCTGTTTTAGGCAAGCTTTGATAAATCTACCCTGTGCCACCTGGCCAGCACCAAACAGCAGGAAGACAAAGTTAGTGACTTTCTGAAAAATTAGAATCTTCCCCGTGGAGTCTGGGGAGACCAAATCAAAGCGAAAAGAGAAAGAATATTGGAATTCTCAGGTGGACAGAGATGCTTTAGTCCAAATGAGTGATGACATGTTTTCTGTCTGCTTATGTAAACACGTGAAAGCTGTTTTACACGCTTGCAGTAGTGCCCCCAAGTGGTCAAAACATTTAATTACATAcattacaatgaaaatgaaataactaaaaaaacccaactgcttttatttttaatgatctgTGCACTCATGGACTGGTAAGTTATCTACAAGCATCCATAACTTTATAAAGTCTGAGAACTAGTggcatccatcctcttccataAATAAAGATCCTGTTAAAACAGTTTATAGGAGTCCTCTCACTTACATAACACAGAGCTGGACGGATGCATCCAATGAAATCACCTGATGCAAACTTTACAAATGAGTTGCTTTTTTGCTATTTGTGCTTTCCTTCAACAACATTCAGTGGGTGGATAAATAAACTACACAACTTAATTAACTtttgtataaaatattttacatgCTACATACTAAGTGCTAATTATTAACACTATCATGGAGATGAAAAAGTGCTTTTACAGTTTTtgaattgtaaaaaaaacaagtgatATGTGGAGTGATAGTGGTTCTTCTGCGTTCAGTCTTGTTTGTAGTCTCATCTCACAGGTAAGTGTTACACGTGAAGCTaatgtcagttttttttcaAGACTGCTTACTTGACACACAACAAAGACAGAGGAACTTGCATAGTTTTAGACtccttctctcttcctgtctcttAGTTCATAGAGTATTTTCTTTGACAGTATTTCATAAGGTCTGCTTTCCTTTTCTCCCCTGACTCTGTCAAAATACTGAGGTATGTAGTTTGATTTCACAGGAAATGGTCTTGCATTCTTCAGATCTCTTGTCTGTCCAAATCAGTCTTCAGGCAGCAGGTGAACGCAGGCAGATGCGGCGGTAAGTGGGAATGAGGTTTAGCAAACAGTATGGTGGGGTGACAGGGGGCTGTCAAGGGTCTCGGTCGGAGAGAGATCTGAACTGGAGCTTTTAAACATAGCTGAGATGTGGAAGGCCTGGGAGAAACATAAACACATGCCCAACTTGAGGATTAAGCAGACTTTGACACGTGGACACGCATTGATGCACAAAGACAAGCAGGCAAGGTATACTGACCACCCAGTAGGCAGTGAGAGCTCCCTGTATGTAGCCTGTTAGTACATCAGACGGGTGGTGCCTGTAGTCTGAGATACGGGTCAGGCCTGTGTAGATTGCCAGCATAACCAAGAAAAACTGCAGCACGGGTCTCAGCAGCCGAGCTCCACGCCACGTCAGCCGTGCCTGCAGGTAAAACTAtattacagaaacaaaaacaatatttaattcGCTGAGCAATACATTACAGATACAAGACGTATACAAGTGAGGAGATAATTGTGGCTAAAGCTACGGATTACAGTGGGGAGGGGGaacaaaagttctctctttgTGTTGACGGTCAGGGAGTTACAGCTTCCACCAGAAGGTAAGGGCTATGGTGGATGGTGATTGGATAAGTGGTTTCTGAGATGGGttaagatttgtttttgtgagagAGGTTTTATAAATTTGAGTGGTGTGGTAACgacaaatatatttaattttgatACCTCAAATGATTAAACATTGTATATGAAGGTTATAGGCGGTTATCGAATCTGAAGCATCTTTGAGAGTACTCAACACCTGTTTCTGGACTTCTGTATTTATCAGTTATGGAtagttaattcaattcaattcagttttatttatatagctccagTTCACAAtacctcaaagtgctttatatcgTACATAAAgggtaaagaccctgcaatatTAGAAAGAAATCCCAACAGGCACACTACTCCCCTATGAAAACGCACTTGGTGCCAGTGGGAAGGAAACACCACTTTTTAGGAAGGAAAACCAGGCTTAAGGAAAGGCAGACATCATATGCAAACCAAATGAGtatgaggggaaagagaaaagagtAGACCGAAACATGGCAAAAGACTATTCAAAGATattcataaatatatatatttataatgtaagcATTCATCAACTACTACCTCTGTATGCATTAATTTCATGAGTCTTGGTGACCAAATTCAACATTTGATCTATAATATTTTGCTAGCATTTGTGTTTGAATTGTTGATGAACAATTTAACTGTTAGCCATATTTGAGCTAAATAATgagtaataataatattcatAAGATTAACTAGTTTATCCGTTATGTTTAGGCAGCATTTGGTTTACTATTAGTTAACAGTGTCAACGAGCTAATGATGTATTTCTGTGTTGGTTTCCTCACCAGCTTTAATCATTtatgcattcatttttttctctgctgcttAGTTTATTGTTCAGACTTGTATGGGTGCAGTTCTTTAATTTAAtggtgatttcatttttttttttatttagttgaGCTCTGTTAGCTGAAAACTTAGATACTAAAGAAATACCACCTGTGATACTTGTGCCCCTTCTTGGGAACTTTCAATACAACAGGAGGCAAATAATCTTGTTATTGTTTGATGGTAAATTAATAGTTAACTGTTGTTTTATGGACCCACAAGCAGGAAGAATCATTCTGAAATTATTCCTGATCTACTGTCACAGGTGTGTCACAGCCAATGCGCCACTCACATCATAAAACACCCGATATTGAGACTGTTGTGAGTCGGCTCTCATTGTCATCTAACAAAGTGACTTCCACTTTTGGCACCCTAGTGTTCATTTGCTCAGAGAGAAGCATGAAAATCACATTAAATTATCAACCCCCCACTCGCACCAAAAAAGGTACCATAGAAAgtcaaagaaagacaaagtcaagacaaagaaaagagtGAATGTGCACAACTGTGCCCTCAGTTCCACTTATGATTTAGGCAGTGAGTTgttaagtttaaaaaagaaatttaaaaaaaaaaaattatgaataaTAATTTCCCTCTTAAAATAAAGTGGTGCTAGTGACATTGTGAGAGAACAAAGTCGGGCAGCTAAAGATCCAGATGTTTGCTCCTGAAATAATAGATGTCACAATGACCCCTCTGTGCTTTAGTCAGTGAAAGCTgtgaaaaactgttttatataatagcagcagcagcagtgaacGTGATTCCTGTGCATCTGTTTCACTGATATAAAGCGGGTAAACCCTCCTTAAAATGCTGTCGTAAGCTGAAAACTTTACAGTTTGTTTAAGCCAGGTCCAAATCTTCCCACCAAAGACTAATAGTTAAATACGCTCTCTTTGCATGTAATATAAATATGTAAAGTTCTACAGGACACTATAGAACATTTAAGATCAATCATGAAGAATCATGTTATATTTTCTTTATGCTGAATTTGTTAGCTGTGAAAATATTTGAATTTCTGCTGATGCAGGATTTATTTCTGCATAAAAATGAGTACACATATTCACATAAATGAGAACTTGCATCCACAAATGCTGGCTTTCTTATATACAAATGCAGgggcttacacacacacacacacacacactcttgcaCAATAGAGCAGCACAGTGAGACGAGGTCACACTCCTCCCAAAGCAGAACAAAGCAGTCTCTGTTTGTGCCATATCTCCCTCCAGTCCCTCATCTCTTATTCTCTCGCTCTTTGATGCTAACTGGACTGGGGATGAGTCCCTGTTTCATTCATTCTCTCTCAGCATTTTACAAAGTGATGGTAATTGGAAATTGGAGAGACAGTCAATTTTCTTTGCCAGTATGAATGTGTGGTGtgtgggagagaaagagagagagatagaggaaGAGAAAAATTTTGGAAAAAGAGACTAATAAATAGAGATACTCACAGCTAAATAGAGCATTGTGTACATTGCAAAAGAAGCATGGCCCGAGAAAAAGGACTTCCTGAAAAAGTGGAGAAGTATTTAGAATTGCAAATTTCAATACGACATTAAAAGCACAAATTCGTGAATGCAGACACACACCTGGCTTCCTCCTCTAACTGGTGGTCAGGCTGGCGACAAGTCACTGTTTCAATGTAGGTCCCAGGTGTGCAGTTGAGTGATGCATAGGTAATGCCGCACACTGACAGGAAGTGCGGTCGCAGCCGTCCCACGCTGAGCTTGGCCATGTTGGTCAGTGATTGGCCGACACAACATCCAAACAGGAAGCACCCCAGCTCCTTGTACAGGCACGAAACGTATAGGTTCCTCACAAAGGCCTTCGAGCTGACACCGTGGAAACGCACCCGATAACACTCCCCGAGAGCAATCTAGATTCAGATGGAACGTGAGAATCACAAGATCACACGTTGTACAATAAATGACAATGGGGTGACTGATACGACAggaatgatgaagatgatgaataCTCACAGTGAGGCCAGTGATGATGATGCCACCTGTGATGAGTAATTCATCTGGTATGGCTTCTCTGTGCAGGTAAGGATAAGTGATGCTGGGGTCCCCACAAATGAAACCTCTTCTGTAAGGACTCAGTACCTTTAGCTCACATGCAAATAAAGGGATGGAAGCTGCATGGGaggaagaaaagggagaaaaataGAATTAGACAAAATTAAGTATTTTAAGTCCCCAGTTTTCCTCTTGGTGAAAGTATTCTTTGAAAGTGTTACATGGGAGAAGAAAAGAGGAGTAAGGTCTCATCTCAGGTTAACCAAGAAGAGGCATTGTTAATCATAGATAAAAATAACATAATCAAAACATAAATTTAAAGCTACAATGAAACATACAAGACAGATGAATAGGGGCTTTTAGAAAGGAAAGAAGTTTGGGAAAGTAAGACTTTTACAGAAAAAGGGAAATCCAACTTTTTCTTTGGAGAACAACCATTAGGAATGTCGGGGTCGTAACACTCCTCCACTGGGACCAAAGAAACTCAGAGAACAGCCGAAAGCTCCAGTTTCCTTACTGAATAAAAGCTGAATCCACTGAGAGTGGAAGAGCGGAGCAAGGCAGCGCTCAGTAAAAGATCCAGTTTGAACTgcacatgtgtgtatttgtgtctaAGTGTATGCATTTCTGTTGATGAGGAGAGAAAGGGGGGGTTGTTTGTGACTCCAGTTGAGCTCTTCCCAACAAAACAAAGCGTAAAAGCGCCAATAGACCCGAGCCAGAGCCAGCCTCACACTGTCTCTGTTTGTCTCCCAGTGTCCTATCtccttctctgtctctggtTTGCATgcctgcacgcacacacagaaaagaCAAGGGTGGGGAACAGACATCAAAACggacaaagaaagagagaaacagaggctTTTCGCAGGGCCTCCACCCTTCTGCACAGATCCAATCTGTTGTTAATACAGGCTACTTCTCTGTCCAGCTTGTTCCAGCCAGCCAGCATTACATAACCCCTCTCCCACCACCAATACCACTATGAGCTAGGGTCAACAAGTAGAGTCGTGGGCAtgtatgtgtacacacacatgtGATAGTCATGGATCGTACATTATTTATTGAATTCCCCCTGGCCTGACTCTACCCTGAGAACTGGATGTTGTCATGGAAACTGCACAATTCCCTGGGTAATGCACAAACCAGCTGGCACAAAGAGCTGAAGAGCGTGCgtgagcagaaaaagagaggtgGCATGTAGATGAAAGGGGTGAAAACTAACTTTCTGTCTCTTTTACTTTTctggtttcctcctttttttttcacctttttataTTTGCTGCTTGTTTTCGGAAGACTGTAAGCTCGATCATCACGTTTATAAGTACCCAAATACCCACTGTTTTCTTGACCGAAAGGGATAAAAGTGGAACAGCACTTAACATGGGCGATGCTCACTCGTTACCTTATTGAAAGGAATAACAAGTGTATACGGGATTTTGTCGTTGATGAACAAATTCATTAATGACTGTACGAGAATATATGgctttaaacaaacaacaaatgactcgctttgattttttttaaaaataataccgATATATCTTGAATAATTTCGAAGAATTTAAGAGAATTATgcaaaaacacccacaaaccCTTTTCGAGACAACAGAATGTTATTAGCTGATTGAAGTTCTATCAACTCACTGCTGAATCAAATGCAGATTTCAgctataaaaatattaatgagaAAGTTTCTTACGTTGTAGCCTACAGttaaaaaatacacagactCATTCAGCATATCAGTTAGTGTAGTTTGTACTAATGCACACTGGCACCAGTGTAGTTCTAATGAATGGAAAAAAACTCTGCACGGAAGTCCAGCAACACAATGAACACAGGGCTGTATCAGCTTATAACACGGGGTTAAATGTTGAAGTATGTGGCTGCGGAATACGTGGCCTTGTACAAGGCAAAGCAGGCCCCTCAATAAGT contains:
- the LOC116310564 gene encoding phospholipid phosphatase 3-like encodes the protein MLDTFAPQSAGVPISRADLQLKLTENKSGLGMENGTGKKLMEITGPALSKRKLLVGLDLLCLFLASIPLFACELKVLSPYRRGFICGDPSITYPYLHREAIPDELLITGGIIITGLTIALGECYRVRFHGVSSKAFVRNLYVSCLYKELGCFLFGCCVGQSLTNMAKLSVGRLRPHFLSVCGITYASLNCTPGTYIETVTCRQPDHQLEEEARKSFFSGHASFAMYTMLYLAFYLQARLTWRGARLLRPVLQFFLVMLAIYTGLTRISDYRHHPSDVLTGYIQGALTAYWVAFHISAMFKSSSSDLSPTETLDSPLSPHHTVC